In Streptomyces alboniger, the following are encoded in one genomic region:
- a CDS encoding PTS ascorbate transporter subunit IIC — MDWLVSTAEFLVNEILSQPAYLIGLITAAGLIALKKPAGQVVGGAIKATLGFLLIGAGATLVVGALAPLGEMIQGATGAHGVIPTNEAIVGIAQEQYGARVAWLMILGFAVSLLLARFTPLRYVFLTGHHMLFMATLLTMVLAIAGQASWAVVLVGGVLLGILLVAMPAFAHPWTKRVTGSDSVAIGHFGTAGYIAAGATGQLVGRRSRSTEEMNLPEGLRFLRDSMVATALSMVLIYLVMALIFLGKVGKEAAFKAFGDHGAAGASGVGDYVMQSVMQGLQFGIAVAVILFGVRTILGELVPAFQGIARRLVPGAVPSLDAPIVFPYAQNAVLVGFLSSFTGGLVSLGLLAWIFHPAFGLALVLPGLVPHFFTGGAAGVYGNATGGRRGAALGAFVNGVLITFLPALLLKVLGAFGEENTTFGDADFGWFGTLIGYAAKAGETGGVVLMLLIGAAVLFGAVIFQKRVVDTGWDPGAHRDALPPRREAPALAIASAAADAPAAYGRIAPPRGAPKPPPPPQA, encoded by the coding sequence ATGGACTGGCTCGTGTCGACCGCCGAGTTCCTCGTCAACGAAATCCTCAGCCAACCCGCGTACCTCATCGGCCTCATCACCGCCGCCGGCCTGATCGCTCTGAAGAAACCCGCGGGGCAGGTCGTCGGCGGCGCCATCAAGGCGACGCTCGGCTTCCTGCTGATCGGGGCGGGTGCCACGCTCGTCGTCGGCGCCCTCGCCCCGCTCGGCGAGATGATCCAGGGAGCCACCGGCGCACACGGCGTCATTCCCACCAACGAGGCGATCGTCGGCATCGCGCAGGAGCAGTACGGCGCCCGTGTCGCCTGGCTGATGATCCTCGGCTTCGCCGTGAGTCTGCTCCTCGCCCGCTTCACCCCCCTGCGATACGTGTTCCTGACCGGACATCACATGTTGTTCATGGCAACCCTGTTGACGATGGTGCTCGCCATCGCGGGCCAGGCCTCCTGGGCCGTGGTCCTCGTCGGCGGCGTGCTGCTCGGCATCCTGCTGGTGGCCATGCCGGCCTTCGCGCACCCCTGGACCAAACGCGTCACCGGCAGCGACAGCGTGGCGATCGGCCACTTCGGCACCGCCGGGTACATCGCGGCGGGCGCCACCGGCCAACTGGTGGGCCGCCGCAGCCGGAGCACGGAGGAGATGAACCTTCCCGAGGGCCTGCGCTTCCTGCGCGACTCGATGGTGGCGACCGCCCTGTCCATGGTGCTGATCTACCTCGTCATGGCGCTCATCTTCCTCGGCAAGGTTGGCAAGGAGGCCGCGTTCAAGGCCTTCGGCGACCACGGCGCGGCGGGCGCGAGCGGCGTCGGCGACTACGTCATGCAGTCCGTGATGCAGGGCTTGCAGTTCGGCATCGCGGTCGCCGTGATCCTCTTCGGCGTCCGTACGATCCTCGGTGAACTCGTCCCCGCCTTCCAGGGCATCGCGCGGAGACTGGTGCCGGGGGCGGTGCCCTCGCTCGACGCGCCGATCGTCTTCCCCTACGCCCAGAACGCCGTGCTCGTCGGCTTTCTCTCCAGCTTCACCGGTGGCCTCGTCAGCCTCGGCCTGCTCGCCTGGATCTTCCACCCCGCCTTCGGACTCGCCCTCGTCCTGCCTGGCCTGGTTCCGCACTTCTTCACCGGCGGCGCGGCCGGCGTCTACGGCAACGCCACCGGCGGCCGTCGCGGAGCGGCCCTCGGTGCCTTCGTCAACGGCGTCCTGATCACCTTCTTGCCCGCGCTGCTCCTGAAGGTCCTCGGCGCCTTCGGCGAGGAGAACACCACGTTCGGCGACGCCGACTTCGGCTGGTTCGGCACGCTCATCGGGTACGCGGCCAAGGCGGGCGAGACCGGAGGCGTCGTCCTGATGCTGCTCATCGGCGCGGCCGTCCTGTTCGGGGCGGTCATCTTCCAGAAGCGAGTCGTGGACACCGGCTGGGATCCGGGCGCCCACCGCGACGCCCTGCCGCCACGGCGAGAGGCCCCGGCCTTGGCCATTGCATCGGCGGCGGCCGACGCCCCGGCGGCGTACGGCAGGATCGCACCCCCGCGCGGCGCCCCGAAGCCGCCTCCGCCACCGCAGGCGTAG
- a CDS encoding DUF3048 domain-containing protein, with the protein MVPPPGGRKVCACRVTVSACAALAARSGCTRAGATALALVAAATLTAGGPPVASGPRSADASGHEGAPSPRGTSPFTGLTAHHGPVLAVKFDNARVARSHTGIEQADIVYVEKVEGGLSRLMGVYSSALPSAADRPTDIGFRFGSARGPSWSGT; encoded by the coding sequence TTGGTCCCCCCCCCCGGCGGGAGGAAGGTCTGCGCGTGCCGCGTCACGGTCAGCGCCTGTGCCGCCCTTGCGGCCAGGTCAGGCTGCACCCGCGCAGGCGCCACAGCGCTGGCCCTGGTCGCCGCGGCGACGCTCACCGCGGGTGGCCCGCCCGTCGCGAGCGGCCCGCGGTCCGCGGACGCGTCGGGGCACGAGGGCGCGCCGTCGCCGCGGGGCACGTCCCCCTTCACGGGGCTGACGGCACATCACGGTCCGGTGCTCGCGGTGAAGTTCGACAACGCGCGAGTGGCACGTTCGCACACCGGCATCGAGCAGGCGGACATCGTCTACGTGGAGAAGGTCGAGGGCGGTCTGAGCCGTCTGATGGGCGTCTACTCCAGCGCGCTCCCGAGCGCGGCCGACCGGCCCACCGACATCGGTTTCCGCTTCGGCTCGGCGCGCGGACCGTCGTGGTCCGGTACGTGA
- a CDS encoding PTS sugar transporter subunit IIA, which produces MAALNEILPVEAVLLDAPAADWREAVRRAGDLLVATGAATDTYTAEMIENVEQNGPYIVIAPGLALAHARPSPAVLGTGMSWVRLAAPVRFGHEAHDPVELVVGLAAKDASEHTAAMAALARLLADPAAARALREARTPRAVHALLSGGREGEHPREAAGSGDDLHKILTVCGNGVGTSLFLKQTLEGVLDRWGWSRHVTVEATDTISAKGKANEAVAILTSREIAGTLGDVGIPVKVVEDFTSAAEADRVLRDTYDV; this is translated from the coding sequence ATGGCAGCGCTGAACGAGATCCTCCCCGTGGAAGCCGTCCTCCTCGACGCCCCGGCGGCCGACTGGCGCGAAGCCGTCCGGCGCGCCGGTGACCTGTTGGTCGCGACGGGCGCCGCCACGGACACGTACACCGCCGAGATGATCGAGAACGTCGAACAGAACGGGCCGTACATCGTCATCGCCCCCGGCCTGGCCCTCGCGCACGCCAGGCCCTCGCCCGCGGTCCTCGGCACCGGCATGTCCTGGGTCCGGCTCGCGGCTCCCGTGCGGTTCGGGCACGAGGCCCACGACCCCGTCGAGCTGGTCGTCGGCCTCGCCGCGAAGGACGCCTCGGAACACACGGCGGCCATGGCGGCCCTGGCCCGGCTGCTCGCCGACCCCGCGGCGGCCCGTGCCCTGCGCGAGGCGCGCACCCCGCGGGCCGTGCACGCCCTGCTGTCCGGCGGACGGGAGGGCGAACACCCCCGCGAGGCGGCGGGAAGCGGCGACGACCTGCACAAGATCCTGACCGTGTGCGGCAACGGCGTCGGTACGAGCCTGTTCCTCAAACAGACCCTCGAAGGCGTGCTGGACCGCTGGGGGTGGAGCCGCCACGTCACCGTCGAGGCGACGGACACCATCTCGGCCAAGGGCAAGGCGAACGAGGCCGTCGCCATCCTCACCTCGCGGGAGATCGCCGGGACACTCGGCGACGTCGGCATCCCGGTGAAGGTCGTCGAGGACTTCACCAGCGCCGCGGAGGCCGACCGCGTGCTCCGCGACACCTACGACGTCTGA